From Rhodococcus antarcticus, the proteins below share one genomic window:
- the coaD gene encoding pantetheine-phosphate adenylyltransferase, which produces MSSAVCPGSFDPVTNGHLDVIDRASALFDEVVIAVMINKSKKSLFTVDERIDMLTESTAHLPNVRIDSWHGLLVHYATANGLKAIVKGLRAVSDFDYELQMAQMNQRLSGVDTMFIATNPLYSFLSSSLVKEVATYGGDVSHLLPEKVHGQLLDRLALNASVAQD; this is translated from the coding sequence ATGAGCAGCGCGGTCTGCCCGGGTTCCTTCGACCCGGTCACCAACGGCCACCTCGACGTGATCGACAGGGCCTCGGCTCTGTTCGACGAGGTCGTCATCGCGGTGATGATCAACAAGAGCAAGAAGAGCCTGTTCACGGTGGACGAGCGCATCGACATGCTCACCGAGTCCACCGCTCACCTGCCCAACGTGCGGATCGACTCCTGGCACGGCCTGCTCGTGCACTACGCGACGGCCAACGGGCTCAAGGCGATCGTCAAGGGCCTGCGTGCGGTGAGCGACTTCGACTACGAGCTGCAGATGGCGCAGATGAATCAGCGGCTCTCCGGGGTGGACACCATGTTCATCGCGACGAACCCGCTGTACAGCTTCCTCTCCAGCTCGCTGGTCAAGGAGGTGGCGACCTACGGGGGCGACGTCTCCCACCTCCTCCCGGAGAAGGTGCACGGACAGCTGCTGGACCGCCTGGCGCTCAACGCGTCGGTCGCGCAGGACTGA
- a CDS encoding cytochrome P450, whose amino-acid sequence MNARRAVRWTLQHGLARRVLTRAARQGDPQALLIMDADTRAHPYALHDTVRAAGPLLRGRLSWVSTNHAACKEVLRSDDFRTGPPETPLSGLVARLAEWSAGQHVLHPVEPPSLLAVDGEQHARYRRLVSRVFSARAVEALRGDVTHTAGRLLDELAASTTSEVDLVERYATLLPLTVISDILGVPEADRPQVLTFGAGAAPSLDVGLSWSEFSHVDTSLRAFDAWLGTHLQRLRENPGTDLLSQLVVATDDGRRLSEDELRATAGLLLAAGFETTVNLIGSGTELLLRHPDQLARLRAEPERWGNAVEEVLRHESPVQVTARVAVRDTSVQGVAVRKGHLVATMLAGANRDPAVFTDPHVFDVDRANAREHLSFSAGRHFCLGAALARIEGEVGLRALFERFPDLALAPGAQRRPTRVLRGWERLPVRLGTLVG is encoded by the coding sequence ATGAACGCGCGCAGAGCGGTGCGGTGGACCTTGCAGCACGGCCTGGCCCGGCGGGTGCTCACCCGGGCAGCCCGGCAGGGCGACCCGCAGGCGCTGCTCATCATGGACGCGGACACCCGGGCCCACCCGTACGCGCTGCACGACACCGTCCGCGCCGCCGGGCCCCTGCTGCGCGGACGACTGTCCTGGGTCAGCACGAACCACGCCGCCTGCAAGGAGGTGCTGCGCAGCGACGACTTCCGCACCGGGCCCCCCGAGACCCCGCTGTCCGGGCTGGTCGCGCGCCTCGCCGAGTGGTCGGCCGGCCAGCACGTGCTGCACCCGGTGGAGCCGCCCTCGCTGCTGGCCGTGGACGGGGAGCAGCACGCCCGCTACCGCCGCCTGGTCTCCCGCGTGTTCTCCGCCCGAGCCGTCGAGGCCCTGCGCGGGGACGTCACCCACACCGCGGGCCGGCTGCTCGACGAGCTCGCGGCCAGCACCACCTCCGAGGTCGACCTGGTGGAGCGCTACGCCACCCTGCTGCCCCTCACCGTGATCTCGGACATCCTCGGTGTCCCCGAGGCCGACCGCCCCCAGGTGCTCACCTTCGGCGCGGGCGCGGCACCCAGCCTGGACGTGGGGCTGAGCTGGTCGGAGTTCAGCCACGTGGACACGAGCCTGCGTGCCTTCGACGCCTGGCTGGGCACCCACCTGCAGCGGCTGCGCGAGAACCCCGGCACCGACCTGCTCAGCCAGCTCGTGGTGGCCACCGACGACGGACGACGGCTGTCCGAGGACGAGCTGCGCGCCACGGCCGGCCTGCTGCTCGCCGCCGGGTTCGAGACCACGGTCAACCTGATCGGCAGCGGCACCGAGCTGCTGCTGCGCCACCCCGACCAGCTGGCCCGCCTGCGCGCCGAGCCCGAGCGCTGGGGCAACGCCGTGGAGGAGGTCCTGCGTCACGAGTCGCCCGTGCAGGTGACGGCCCGGGTGGCGGTGCGCGACACCTCGGTCCAGGGGGTGGCCGTGCGCAAGGGCCACCTCGTGGCCACCATGCTGGCCGGGGCCAACCGCGACCCGGCGGTGTTCACCGACCCGCACGTGTTCGACGTGGACCGCGCCAACGCCCGGGAGCACCTGTCCTTCTCCGCGGGCCGGCACTTCTGCCTGGGGGCCGCGCTGGCCCGCATCGAGGGCGAGGTGGGGCTGCGCGCCCTGTTCGAGCGGTTCCCGGACCTGGCCCTGGCACCGGGCGCCCAGCGCCGGCCGACGCGGGTGCTGCGCGGGTGGGAGCGACTGCCCGTGCGCCTGGGCACGCTCGTCGGGTGA
- a CDS encoding acyclic terpene utilization AtuA family protein has product MSTTEETPTDRRPLRVAGFSGYLGDRASALAEVLAGDPVDVLVGDYLAEVTLAALVGRTRASGGAGYVPGFLDQLRPHLGVLADRGTKVVVNAGGLDPAGMAAAVRELARAAGAELRVAHVEGDDLLARLPELHAQGHGMEHLDSGAPLKDWALTPVAANAYLGGFGIAAALTAGADVVICGRVTDASLVVGPAVWWHGWAPDDWDALAGAVVAGHLVECGPHSTGGNFSGFRAVPGMTAPGFPVAEVAADGTAVITKHARDGGTVTVDTVTAQLLYEIQGPRYLNPDVTTHLDDVTLTQVGPDRVAVGGVVGSPPSPTTKVAVFAPTGFVRATTVYLTGLDVPAKVELLRAQLTALLDPGVQVELTPLGRPVLDPATQDEATVAVRVVATGPDAEPLGEDFLAAVGSLFLGSVPGYYIDTVADRARRARVRVDYWPALLAGDVPRHEVVLADGRRLPVPPPPATRESRQPVHPEPVGPATTGSTTRAPLGVLVHARSGDKGGNSNIGLWVTDDRAWEWLRRTVTTARVRELFGEAAHLELVRHELPRLRAVHLVVRGLLGTGGSSNTRVDQVGKAVGELLRARWVDVPDELLATLPLITEVPR; this is encoded by the coding sequence GTGAGCACCACCGAGGAGACCCCCACGGACCGTCGCCCGCTGCGGGTGGCCGGCTTCTCCGGCTACCTGGGAGACCGGGCCAGCGCCCTGGCCGAGGTGCTGGCGGGCGACCCCGTCGACGTCCTCGTCGGGGACTACCTGGCCGAGGTCACCCTGGCCGCGCTGGTCGGCCGCACCCGGGCCAGCGGCGGCGCCGGGTACGTGCCGGGCTTCCTCGACCAGCTGCGACCACACCTCGGCGTCCTCGCCGACCGGGGGACCAAGGTGGTGGTCAACGCGGGCGGGCTCGACCCGGCGGGCATGGCCGCGGCGGTCCGCGAGCTGGCCCGCGCGGCCGGGGCGGAGCTGCGGGTGGCCCACGTCGAGGGCGACGACCTGCTCGCCCGGCTGCCGGAGCTGCACGCGCAGGGCCACGGGATGGAGCACCTGGACAGTGGCGCCCCGCTCAAGGACTGGGCCCTGACCCCGGTCGCGGCGAACGCCTACCTGGGCGGGTTCGGCATCGCGGCCGCGCTCACCGCCGGGGCGGACGTGGTGATCTGCGGGCGGGTCACCGACGCCTCGCTGGTCGTCGGTCCGGCGGTGTGGTGGCACGGATGGGCCCCCGACGACTGGGACGCGCTCGCGGGCGCGGTCGTTGCCGGTCACCTCGTGGAGTGCGGACCGCACTCCACCGGCGGGAACTTCTCCGGGTTCCGGGCCGTGCCCGGGATGACCGCACCCGGCTTCCCCGTCGCCGAGGTGGCCGCGGACGGCACCGCCGTCATCACCAAGCACGCGCGCGACGGCGGCACGGTCACCGTGGACACCGTCACCGCGCAGCTGCTCTACGAGATCCAGGGCCCGCGCTACCTGAACCCCGACGTCACCACCCACCTCGACGACGTCACCCTGACCCAGGTGGGGCCGGACCGGGTGGCCGTCGGCGGCGTCGTCGGCTCGCCCCCCTCGCCCACCACCAAGGTCGCCGTGTTCGCGCCGACGGGCTTCGTCCGCGCGACCACGGTCTACCTCACCGGCCTCGACGTGCCGGCCAAGGTGGAGCTGCTGCGCGCCCAGCTCACGGCGCTGCTGGACCCGGGTGTGCAGGTCGAGCTCACCCCGCTGGGGCGGCCGGTGCTGGACCCGGCGACCCAGGACGAGGCCACCGTGGCGGTCCGCGTGGTGGCCACCGGGCCGGACGCGGAACCGCTGGGCGAGGACTTCCTGGCCGCGGTGGGCAGCCTGTTCCTGGGCAGCGTGCCGGGCTACTACATCGACACGGTGGCCGACCGTGCCCGGCGCGCCCGGGTCCGGGTGGACTACTGGCCCGCCCTGCTCGCCGGCGACGTGCCCCGGCACGAGGTGGTGCTCGCCGACGGCCGCCGCCTGCCGGTGCCGCCACCGCCCGCCACCCGCGAGAGCCGCCAGCCGGTGCACCCCGAGCCGGTGGGCCCGGCGACCACCGGGTCCACCACCCGCGCGCCGCTCGGGGTGCTGGTGCACGCACGCAGCGGGGACAAGGGCGGCAACAGCAACATCGGCCTGTGGGTCACCGATGACCGGGCCTGGGAGTGGCTGCGCCGCACCGTGACCACGGCGCGGGTCCGGGAGCTGTTCGGCGAGGCCGCGCACCTGGAGCTGGTGCGCCACGAGCTGCCCCGGCTGCGCGCGGTGCACCTGGTCGTCCGTGGGCTGCTGGGCACCGGGGGTTCGTCCAACACCCGGGTGGACCAGGTGGGCAAGGCCGTGGGCGAGCTGCTGCGCGCCCGGTGGGTGGACGTGCCCGACGAGCTGCTCGCCACGCTCCCGCTGATCACGGAGGTGCCCCGGTGA
- the rsmD gene encoding 16S rRNA (guanine(966)-N(2))-methyltransferase RsmD, which yields MTRIVAGSARGRRLKVPAQGTRPTSERVREAVFSALESRTDLDGARVLDLYAGSGALGLEALSRGASRLLLVESDARAAAVAAANVDAVGLAGAAVRRAPVASVLAQPADTPYDLVLLDPPYSVTDAAVAGVLAALLQHGWLAQDALVVLERAGRSPDTVWPTGLEATWGKRYGDTRIEMATCYRPGP from the coding sequence GTGACACGGATCGTGGCGGGCTCCGCCCGTGGCCGACGCCTCAAGGTGCCGGCCCAGGGCACCCGACCCACCTCGGAGCGGGTGCGGGAGGCGGTGTTCAGCGCGCTGGAGTCCCGCACCGACCTCGACGGCGCCCGGGTGCTCGACCTCTACGCGGGTTCGGGCGCGCTCGGGCTGGAGGCGCTCTCGCGGGGGGCGTCGCGGCTGCTGCTCGTGGAGTCCGACGCCCGCGCAGCCGCGGTGGCCGCGGCCAACGTCGACGCCGTCGGCCTGGCCGGGGCCGCGGTGCGTCGCGCCCCGGTGGCCAGCGTCCTGGCGCAGCCTGCGGACACCCCCTACGACCTGGTCCTGCTCGACCCGCCGTACTCCGTGACCGACGCTGCCGTGGCCGGGGTCCTCGCCGCGCTGCTCCAGCACGGGTGGCTCGCCCAGGACGCGCTCGTCGTGCTGGAGCGGGCCGGCCGCTCGCCGGACACGGTGTGGCCCACCGGGCTCGAGGCCACCTGGGGCAAGCGCTACGGCGACACCAGGATCGAGATGGCCACCTGTTACCGTCCCGGCCCATGA
- a CDS encoding CoA transferase, which yields MTIDPLADRLTEALAHPATDDAFDPHAALAEVLAGIGLRAADAGGRIDVVGADPVVPSTLRLGGAAGVALLAKSVSVAALHRARGGAGQDLSVDLRVTPHRLCPFYDRRWELLNGYPPGAPATAGTGFGFRFTRTRDGRWVMPLNPYPAMSVAAQRLLGVPDDKDAVARAVAGWDAHALEEAAVAAGVVCPVLRTTGELLAERHYAEGLRDLPLVEITRVGDAPPEPLGHHDDPLGGVRALGMGHVIAGAGVGRALALHGADVLNVWRPDEIEHDSTYTTANVGVRSSTVDPHSTDGRALLRGLLVESDVFYANRRPGALERIGLGWQEAVAARPGLVHATASLNGPRGPWADRVGFDQSAGSLVGMMGLEGGDGPPRLPPILVVNDYMVSWLLTAGVVEALRRRATEGGSWRVHVSLTRAALWVLSLGVFDRGYAHEIAGTGGEHAYLDPETFTADTPLGRYQGVTEQVRMSGTPGRYSPVLVPRGSSRPEWLPRARPHPRHTPAG from the coding sequence GTGACCATCGACCCCCTGGCGGACCGGCTGACCGAGGCGCTGGCCCACCCGGCCACCGACGACGCCTTCGACCCGCACGCAGCACTGGCGGAGGTGCTCGCGGGGATCGGGCTGCGTGCCGCGGACGCCGGGGGCCGGATCGACGTCGTGGGCGCGGACCCGGTGGTGCCCAGCACCCTGCGCCTGGGCGGGGCCGCGGGCGTGGCGCTGCTGGCGAAGTCGGTGTCCGTCGCCGCCCTGCACCGGGCCCGCGGCGGAGCCGGCCAGGACCTGTCGGTGGACCTGCGCGTGACGCCGCACCGGTTGTGCCCGTTCTACGACCGGCGCTGGGAGCTGCTCAACGGCTACCCACCCGGTGCCCCGGCCACCGCCGGCACGGGCTTCGGCTTCCGCTTCACCCGGACCCGGGACGGTCGCTGGGTGATGCCGCTGAACCCCTACCCCGCGATGTCGGTGGCCGCGCAGCGCCTGCTGGGCGTGCCCGACGACAAGGACGCCGTGGCGCGGGCGGTCGCGGGCTGGGACGCCCACGCGCTCGAGGAGGCCGCCGTCGCCGCGGGCGTGGTCTGCCCCGTGCTGCGCACCACCGGTGAGCTGCTGGCCGAGCGCCACTACGCCGAGGGGCTGCGCGACCTGCCGCTCGTCGAGATCACCCGGGTGGGCGACGCCCCGCCGGAGCCCCTGGGCCACCACGACGACCCGCTCGGTGGGGTGCGGGCGCTGGGCATGGGTCACGTCATCGCCGGGGCCGGGGTGGGCCGTGCGCTCGCCCTGCACGGCGCGGACGTGCTGAACGTCTGGCGGCCCGACGAGATCGAGCACGACTCCACGTACACCACGGCCAACGTCGGGGTGCGCTCGTCCACCGTGGACCCGCACTCCACCGACGGGCGCGCACTGCTGCGCGGGCTGCTGGTGGAGTCCGACGTGTTCTACGCCAACCGACGCCCCGGTGCGCTGGAGCGGATCGGCCTGGGCTGGCAGGAGGCCGTGGCGGCACGACCGGGTCTGGTGCACGCCACCGCCTCGCTGAACGGGCCCCGGGGACCGTGGGCCGACCGCGTCGGGTTCGACCAGAGCGCGGGCAGCCTCGTGGGGATGATGGGCCTGGAGGGCGGCGACGGTCCGCCGCGGCTGCCCCCGATCCTGGTGGTGAACGACTACATGGTCAGCTGGCTGCTCACCGCGGGCGTGGTCGAGGCGCTGCGCCGCCGGGCCACCGAGGGCGGCAGCTGGCGGGTGCACGTCTCCCTCACCCGGGCCGCGCTGTGGGTGCTCTCCCTCGGTGTCTTCGACCGCGGCTACGCCCACGAGATCGCCGGGACCGGGGGCGAGCACGCCTACCTGGACCCCGAGACCTTCACCGCCGACACCCCGCTCGGTCGCTACCAGGGGGTCACCGAGCAGGTCCGGATGTCCGGCACCCCGGGTCGCTACTCCCCCGTGCTCGTGCCGCGCGGGTCGTCGCGGCCGGAGTGGCTGCCCCGCGCCCGACCGCACCCGCGCCACACCCCTGCGGGCTAG
- the recG gene encoding ATP-dependent DNA helicase RecG, which translates to MAALADGLEGVVGAKAAKALSTALDLQTVGDLLRHYPRRYVERGKMTVLGGLEVDEHVTVLARVATITSRRMQNRPGTIQELVITDGRGELRCTFFSRPYLLQQLPAGTEALFAGQVSQYRRTLQLTHPDFRVLPGHDDAPDAATAAEIADFARPLISIYPATAKLPSWDVSACVRQVLAVLDPQDDPLPAALRAELGLVGLEAALRGVHRPDRLEDVEAASERLRFDEAMALQLVLAQRRHADSVRVAPACPPVADGVAAAFEHALPFPLTDGQLTVGAELSADLSRTRPMSRLLQGEVGSGKTVVALRAMLAVVDAGRQAAMLAPTEVLAAQHARSLRAMLGPLGRAGELDGAERATRVTLLTGSMPTAAKRQALLDIVTGDAGIVIGTHALIQDRVSFLDLGLVVVDEQHRFGVEQRDRLRDRGRDGATPHLLVMTATPIPRTVAMTVFGDLEVSTLRELPRGRAPIASSVVPVAEKPAWLDRAWARITEEVAAGRQAYVVCSRIGADDPQEEAENESPTRPVLELAEELAAGPLAHLRLEVLHGRMPGEEKDAVMQAFAAGEIDVLVATTVIEVGVDVPNATTMVVMDAERFGVSQLHQLRGRVGRGGHAGLCLLHTTSPAGAASRERLAAVAATSDGFSLAQLDLAQRREGDVLGVAQSGTRSTLRMLSLLRDGDVIASARVQAALVVDADPTLALHPGLAGMVTSALDGDRVDYLEKA; encoded by the coding sequence GTGGCCGCCCTCGCCGACGGGCTGGAGGGGGTGGTCGGGGCGAAGGCCGCGAAGGCGCTGTCCACCGCGCTGGACCTGCAGACGGTGGGCGACCTGCTGCGGCACTACCCCCGCCGCTACGTCGAGCGCGGGAAGATGACCGTGCTGGGCGGTCTCGAGGTCGACGAGCACGTCACGGTGCTGGCTCGCGTCGCGACGATCACCAGCCGCCGGATGCAGAACAGGCCGGGCACCATCCAGGAGCTGGTCATCACGGACGGCCGCGGGGAGCTGCGGTGCACGTTCTTCTCCCGTCCCTACCTGCTGCAGCAGCTGCCTGCGGGCACCGAGGCGCTCTTCGCCGGCCAGGTCAGCCAGTACCGACGCACCCTTCAGCTCACCCACCCGGACTTCCGCGTGCTTCCCGGGCACGACGACGCCCCGGACGCCGCCACCGCCGCGGAGATCGCCGACTTCGCCCGCCCGCTCATCTCGATCTACCCGGCCACGGCGAAGCTGCCGTCCTGGGACGTCTCGGCCTGCGTGCGCCAGGTGCTCGCCGTCCTGGACCCGCAGGACGACCCGCTGCCGGCCGCCCTGCGCGCGGAGCTCGGGCTCGTCGGTCTGGAGGCGGCCCTGCGGGGGGTGCACCGGCCGGACCGGCTGGAGGACGTGGAGGCGGCCAGCGAGCGGCTGCGCTTCGACGAGGCGATGGCCCTGCAGCTCGTCCTCGCCCAGCGCCGCCACGCCGACTCGGTACGCGTGGCCCCGGCCTGCCCGCCGGTCGCCGACGGGGTCGCCGCCGCGTTCGAGCACGCACTGCCCTTCCCGCTGACCGACGGCCAGCTCACCGTCGGCGCCGAGCTGAGCGCCGACCTGTCCCGCACCCGGCCGATGAGCCGGCTCCTGCAGGGCGAGGTGGGCTCGGGCAAGACGGTGGTGGCGCTGCGCGCGATGCTGGCGGTGGTCGACGCCGGCCGACAGGCCGCGATGCTGGCCCCCACCGAGGTGCTCGCCGCCCAGCACGCCCGGTCGCTGCGCGCGATGCTGGGCCCGCTGGGCCGGGCGGGCGAGCTCGACGGGGCGGAGCGGGCCACCCGGGTCACCCTGCTCACCGGGTCCATGCCCACCGCGGCCAAGCGGCAGGCGCTGCTGGACATCGTGACCGGGGACGCCGGCATCGTCATCGGCACCCACGCCCTGATCCAGGACAGGGTGTCCTTCCTCGACCTGGGCCTGGTCGTGGTCGACGAGCAGCACCGCTTCGGCGTGGAGCAGCGCGACCGGTTGCGCGACCGGGGCCGGGACGGCGCCACCCCGCACCTGCTGGTCATGACGGCCACGCCCATCCCGCGGACCGTGGCCATGACCGTCTTCGGCGACCTCGAGGTGTCGACCCTGCGCGAGCTGCCGCGCGGACGGGCACCCATCGCCAGCTCGGTCGTGCCGGTGGCCGAGAAGCCGGCCTGGCTGGACCGCGCCTGGGCCCGCATCACCGAGGAGGTGGCCGCGGGGCGACAGGCGTACGTGGTGTGCAGCCGGATCGGGGCCGACGACCCGCAGGAGGAGGCGGAGAACGAGAGCCCCACCCGGCCGGTGCTCGAGCTGGCCGAGGAGCTGGCCGCCGGCCCCCTGGCGCACCTGCGGCTGGAGGTGCTGCACGGGCGGATGCCGGGCGAGGAGAAGGACGCGGTGATGCAGGCCTTCGCCGCCGGGGAGATCGACGTGCTCGTGGCCACCACCGTCATCGAGGTCGGGGTGGACGTCCCGAACGCCACGACCATGGTGGTGATGGACGCCGAGCGCTTCGGGGTCAGCCAGCTGCACCAGCTGCGCGGGCGGGTGGGTCGTGGTGGGCACGCGGGGCTCTGCCTGCTGCACACCACGTCCCCGGCCGGCGCAGCGAGCCGGGAGCGGCTGGCCGCGGTGGCCGCGACCTCGGACGGCTTCTCCCTCGCCCAGCTCGACCTGGCGCAGCGCCGGGAGGGTGACGTGCTCGGGGTGGCGCAGTCCGGCACCCGCTCCACCCTGCGGATGCTGAGCCTGCTGCGCGACGGTGACGTCATCGCCAGCGCCCGGGTGCAGGCCGCGCTGGTGGTGGACGCCGACCCCACGCTCGCGCTGCACCCGGGGCTCGCCGGCATGGTCACCTCGGCCCTGGACGGCGACCGGGTGGACTACCTCGAGAAGGCCTGA